ggcagagtgctagccttgagcaaaaagaagccagggagagtgctcaggccttgagtccaagcccaggactggccaaaagaaaaccccccaaaaaaacaactaGCACCTATTTCCTAATTTACTTATCACTCCTCTACTCCAGGCTATTTCTCCTTTCAGAAACCTATCTCTACATGTCTAAAGGCAGTGGTAAAGTCACTAAAATATCTTACACCAAACCTCTACTAAGACCTAAAAAAGTAGTCACTGATTTTCCAGAATGGAAAGTGAGCCATGAGATATTTCACAGCAAGCCTTGCCATTTAACTTCATACCCAACCTCATCCTAAGGCCTCTATCAGCAAAACAGCTCCTAAACAAAGTCCACTGCCCTTATCAGAATTCACATTGCTCCCCAGCCTCTAAGACTGAACTCTTCCCTCCTCATTTCAATCAAGAACAGAAAACTTGATAAACTTTATCACAGGGCAGACACAGCTGTGAAGACTCTGTGCTCCACTCATCAAGCTAATGGAAACAAAATTGGAAAGGCCTGACAATTGCAGAGATGATATAGAACACTTTGAATGTTaacaatcatttttctttttttttcttaataataattatttattgtcaaagtgatgtaaaaaggggttagtttcatacgttaggccatgggtagatttcttgtactatttgttacctcctccctcattcctccctccccctgtccctctgccccatgagttgttcagttggtttacaccaaaaggttttgcaagtattgcttttggagtcatttgtctttttatcctttgtctcttgattttgatagtccctttcacttccctagttctaataccagtatatacagtatccagggtactcagatgagatacagtgatagcacggggacaaccacaggaagaggatacaaggaTCATcgagaaaagaagctatggtttcacaaggtatgttgaaagtaattacaacagtgatatatgagtcatttccatgacatggagttcatttcacttagcatcatcttatgtgttcataagggcatagctaatgggctcttgtgatcttctgctatatgagggaaaccatagagtccgtgtttctttgggtctggctcacttagcataattttttccaagtccttccatttccttacgaatgtggcaatgtcattctttctgatagaggcataaaattccattgtgtctatgtaccacattttcctgatccatttgtctattgaggggcatttgggttggttccatattttaggtatgacaaattgtgctgcaatgaacattgttgtgctggtggctttagtgtgttcttatttgtagtCTAACAATCCAGTTTTTCGTAGGTAAACACAGAATCAGAGTAGGTAAACTAAGAATTAGGGAACTACTTCCTGGCCACTGCCAAACCTAGATCCAGAGTAGGCTTACCTATTCTGAGCAGCATAGATACTGGCCAGCTTCAGGGAGATTTCAATTATTGCATTGTCTTCCTGTtgtaaaaaagccaaaaaaaaaaaaatcatgaggacACTTTGTCATGATATAGTTCAGATCAACTTCTAACAGACTTGGTCTCATAACTATAATCTTTATTCGTTTAAAAGAATCAGAAATCATGATTTTGACTTAGAGAAATATTGGGCAATTTTATATAGGTTGaggagcaaaaaaacaaaaaagacaaaaggtggGTTTTATTTGCTTCCCATGCTGGAGGCTGCAGGGAATTTTCAGAAAGCAAGAATACTTTGCAAATTGCTTCTGTTAGTAGAAAGTATAGTAGGGGGCTATGTCCTTACCTGCTTCATGCCCCCTCCAAGCAGGTAACTCATAGTTGCTTTAAAAAGTTGTTCTGCCTAAAAGCataaggaagatttttttaatttgggccCCACTATCTATGAAACCCTAGACTTTAAAGACTTTTAAAACTAAGTCTCACTAGCCCAGAATGGTCTCAAACTCACTTTccccatctctacctcccaaatccTGGAATTACATGCATGTGGCTCCCATGCCCGGCTTGAGTCTGAATTCTAATTACCAGTCTGTGTCATTCTTTGTCGACATATGGAGAAAATTATCCTTGTGAAGAATGAACAAAAATATCTTATATACCTTAAACTACACTATGGTGAGTAGAAAGTATTCATTTCTCATCCAAACTGCTGATGTGGAAACTACAAATGGTCCCCTAATACTCATTCTatcatttcagttttttaaaaacgTCCCCTCAATTATTAGTAAACAAACCTTCCTCATAGCTATGAGAAGTGCTGGCCAAGAGCTGGCTGGTGTCATATTACATTCCTCCTGGTCTCcaactcctgagttgctaggattacaggtgtgagcccttatAGTAGGACTTAAGCCCTACTTTATAAAGATACTACTcttgttctctttcctcccttcctgcagGCTGGAGGTGCATCAGCTTATATATGCAGATGAGGACATATCTCAGGATTCTGGGCTTCTGAACCAGACATAAATGCCTACCTGAAATGCCTACCTCTGAACTAATGCATTAAAGAGAAACACTTCTATCTTGTTCGAATACATTTGCAGGACTCTGAGATATTACTTACATTTTCAAGCTGACCTCGTATAAAAGCTAAATTGGCCATctgaaaacaaattataaattGTTGTTCAGTTTGGAGTATTGAATTCTGACTTATAAACCTTTATGTTAAACATTCCTTTTGCTTTCAAAATTGTTTAAAGCAGAGAAAATAAGTCACCAGTTAATCTTACATAGCAAAGATATGAGCAGTAAATAATTTGTTGCATATATTCTGTTGGTAACAAGCCAAAATGTCTATTGATCACTAACGAAACAAATACAACATTTCCTTTGTTCTAGAACTGAGATGTTACTCTAGGAAGGAGcatgttaaaaaaatgaaaatgaggggAGGAAGATAGAGACATGCTAAAGGTGAGAAATATAGATTATGAAGTAGAAGGATTCTTCCCTAGCAAGCACCGTTCTTCATCAATAGCTCAGATGGGTTAGAAGAATTACCAAGTCGTAAGTGTAAGTGATGGCCTTCTTGTTATCACTCTGATAGGCAAGGCGGAGTGCATCATGCAAAATTAGCTCAGCCTCTTCTGGTTCATCTTTCATGATGCTCAACtaaaaagcaaagacaaagaaaataacacTAAATCAAATGTAAAGGAAGCACATTACATGTTATCAGACAGAAATAGATATGACTATTTATCCCAGTATAGAGAGAAGCTATTCATGGGTTTAAGGTAtgatggttcaggtggtagagtactagcaagtGCAAAATTCCATACCataaaggaggggggggggagaggaaggaaaggaggggagcagggaaggaaagaagcttCTTATTTTATCAGCCATCTACTGAGTCTCTATTATGCACTGGGCACTGTGTTCTCAGAGGTAGCAAGGAGGCCAACCTCACCAGGAGCTAGGTGTAGCCATAGAGCAGTTTTGCCCCGCAgatgcaggaaggaggaatatGAGCAAtctttgcattctattttatAAGGAAGTTGTttgctctcctttttcttttcctgcaagCTGAAGATGACTATGTAGGACAAATATGCTTGATTACAACTCATAAGAACTTTAGAGGAAAAATGAAGAGTGATGTTCCCAATTAGGAAAGCTTCCCAAGAAATGAGAGTTaaactgagattggaaggataGAAAAAGTCAAAGGAGGAAATTCGGAAGGGGTACCTTCAGAGGAAATGCAAGGAAAAGAGATGTGAAGGGGTGATGGTGAGCCAGAGGGTTACTGCCAAATGGGTGGGTAAGGGTGGACGGTTTTGCAGACCAAAGGAGTTTGGATTTTATCATAAATGCAATGGGAAATCATTCAGTTTTCAGGCAAGAAAGAAATATGATCTAATTCACAATTTTTTAGGACTCCATGTCAATACACAATCCAAGCTGGTGTCCAACTCATCATCCTCTTAGTTCACCCTCTAGAATGCTGAGATTACCTACCGGAATGCACCACCACACTCAATATGATTTAGATTTTCTAAAACATCAGTCGGGTTGCTAAGTGGGGaatggactgggggggggggcaagaagaCAGGACACACTATTGGAGTAGGTGAGAAACTGAAGGGAGTAAAATTTGAGCAACATTTTGGGTTTGGTAGCAACAATGAATTAGTTCTATGTATTCTGAATCAATAGTAAGgtaccacaaattaaaaaaaacacaggttTCTAGGCTGAGATGATACTAAAGGTGGTGTAAGtgtagctactccagaggctgaaatctgaggacccatggttcaaagcccactggagcagaagtgggtctgtgagacccttacctccaattaaccacccccaaaaagccagaagtaaaagtgtggctcaagtggtagagtgctttccttgaccaaaaaagctaaggaacagcacctaggccctgggttcaagtccaacTACTGGTGCCTGTGCACACATGACACCGCCCCCCTCTAGTAAGGATAATAAAGACTGCGTTGGGGGAAGCACTCAAAGGCATGAGTTTAATTTGAGGTCGGATAATCTGAGAGGTGGAGGGGCTCACAGTGATAGATCGCAGACTATGAATACAAATTTGGACATTGCTGGCACTAAATCTAATATATTTAGCCCAATGAAAGAGATGAGCTAAActggaaatgaaagggaaaggaaaacttttttaaagGATGTGAAGTGAAAAAGAACTCAGAAGAGAACCAAAACTAAATTGCATTACAGGATGCCCTAAATTGAACTACAAAAACCCTAGCCATTTCAGctagggggtggtggtggtggtgtgtgtgtgtgtttaggcaaAGCAGCCTCAAGAGGGTGTTTGGACAGAGATACCGGGATGTTGTCCCCATCTGCACCGGAGACCACAAGCGGCTTCGCTGCAGGTTTGGGGGAACTGGCCAGCCTGACTGTATCCCCTCTAATTTCTGGATGATTTTTCCTTCTGGGAGGCTCCATCCCCGCCTCGGCGCGGCAAGCGGGAGAAAGAACGCGCGCCTCCGCGGGACAAGGCCGCCCCGACCGGCCGCACGCCCTCGAGCCGCCTCACCTTGGCTCGCTTCAGCAGCTGAATGATCTTGGCCTCCACCGCGTCCGCCGCCGCGTCCGGCGGCCGCTCCTCCTCTTCCGCAGCGGGCCTCGAGAACCAGGCGAGCGCTGCGGGAAGGGGCTTTGAGGTCAccgggcccggcccgcgcccctgcccccgcccgcctggccccgcccggcccgcttCCCTCACCTGCTACCAGCGGCAGCAGGCCCGGGCCCCGGCGGTGCAGCGCGACTCGCGGCGGCGGCCCCTTCGCCTCGGGTCTTGGACCTCCTGCCGGCTCCGGGAGCAGACGTGCGGAGCAGCCCCAGCACCTCCGCCCCGCGGCCCGCAAGAGGCCTCGGCCTAGCCCGCGGCTGAGGAACGCGTACATGCTCTCTCCGCGTCCTCTGCGCACTGCAGGCCGGGCCGGTCGGATGCCCCGCCCCCAGCACAAAGCGCTCCCCGGATTGGCCTCGGAGTGACGTCGGCGTGCGTCACCGTCGCAGTTCTCAGGCGCGGTGACGCAAGCTCACATCACTTTGTCTCGTCCCGCCCTGTCTGCCGGGGGGAATTTTCCACCGGTGGTTCCAGCCTTGCCTTGACGCTTGCTGTGGGGCGCTCAGCCCGTGGCAGCATGGCCGTCGTGCTGCCGGAAGTGGTGGAAGAGCTCCTGAGCGAGATGTCCGCGGCGGTGCGGGAGAGCGCGCGAAGTACGGGGCCGCCGGGCGTGGAGGCGGGAGGGCGTGGGCCCGGGGCCTCCGCGCGCCGGCCCCTGGCCTGGCTGTTCTAGGGTAGCAATTAGTAATGGGTGAAATTAGGCCAgtgcgaggtcctgagttcaaactccactacctCGAAAGGAATAAAGCAAATAAACTTGGTCGAATGAAAGTTCTAAATGTTATCCAGCACCTATTTAAGGAGCTAGCAGGAAGGTGGGGAGAAGACTTTCGAATTACCTTATTCACTATTTTGAATTGTTAATCTTATCAGGTTTTTAAAGTCCCGATAACTTAAAAATTAATGGTATCGTGTGCTTTGCTCaggaaatgaacatttttgtggtCACAAAATCCAAATGCATGTGCAAAAAATGGCTGGATGGTTGTGCAAGTGCCTTTCTTCCTTTGGCCAGCAGAGAGTGCTCTGTACCTATGTCACCAAAATCACGGCCAAGGTGATCTTAGCTCACAAGTTTAAAACTTCTCATCAGAAtgtgctagtggtagagtgctcgccgtgaacgcatgaagccctgggttcgattcctcagcacaacataaacagaaaaagccggaagtggcgctgaggctcaagtggtagagtgttagccttgagcaaaaagaagccagggacagtgctcaggccctgagttcaagccccaggactggcacaaacaaaaaaagtgctaATTAAAGCcggtggctggtggctcaggcctgtaatcctagctctcttcaggaggttaagatctgaggctctcggttcaaagccagcctgggcagaaaagtctatgagacttatcttcaattaagcagcacccccccccccccaaaaaaaaagaaagaaagaaagaaaaagagccagagtggagctgtggctcaaatggtagggtgcaagccttgatcaaaaaagcttagggacaatacccaggccatgaattcagcTTCAGGAGCAGAGCGCCCGCACATACTGATTAGAACTGTGCTTCTGGGGTTgggaatttagctcagtggaagagcacttttggcaaatgcaaggcccagaattcagtcctaaactgggggtgggggggtgggggggacaggttGTAACTAAAACTCTTTGAATATCAGATGGTTACTTTGTAATTTTCAGATTGGAACTCCAAATTGCTTTGGCATGTTCATTTTTGTGCACTATGTGCAGGTTTGAATTCATTTGgactttttctttgttggtcctggagcttgtgagctcttctgctcaaggctagcgctacaccacttctggtttctggtggttaattggagttaagagtgtcaCGACTTTCCTGCTGTGAAGGTTTCctgtgaactgcgatcctcacatctcagcctcctgagttgctaggattagagttgtgagccaccaacgccttgtggcttttttttttttaatgtgtgtttgtgtgtccaagactgggacttgacctcaatacctaatgcttttgctcattgggtagccttctaccagttgagccacacccccaaccctttgagatttttttttttttttttttttttttttttttgggagcTGAGGATGGAACTCGGCATTGCTTTTCTTCTGAGCTAAATCCTCAACCCCCTTGAGTTTGTTTTGGAAAGATAGCAAAGTAAGCCAACTTTTGTTCTCTCCTTTCAGTCAAAAGTAAAGGTAATTTTAGGCCAGCGAGGCATTCAAATCAAGAAAGGCCAAAATATTGTTTGCCCAAACAGTATTCTTGAATTCTTAAGGTTGATGGTCAAATTTGGGAATGATATGAACATTATACCATTGCCAGACCTTGCCAGACCTCTGGGGTCTGTGCCAGAATGGATTAGTCCATACACTGACAATCTTGAATTGGCCCTGAAAGGTGCCCTTGACAATCATGGTTCAGACACTGGGACCAGCCATTGATTCATGTTTTTAGTAGAACCAATCTGAcaattatggttttgtttttcttcagtgaTGAGGATGGAATTTAGGATTTTGCATACGCTTATGCtatgcaaatactctaccactgagcaatatTCCTAGCACAGCAGAACTGTTTTCTCAGTATCTTGGTTCTAGGTAGTCATACACACTTCCTAATTCCAATTCTTCAGTAGTAATTTTTAAATCAGGATCCCAAATTTATATGTGTAAGATGAAATATAATCTAGTTATAGCTGAGCCATGCAGGAAGCTTTGATTACTTTTCCTCTGTAACTTTTTGGTTTTCCTGGAGTTAAAACCCTCTTAGCTTTGACTTCTTGCTTAGTTATCTGTGCATTTATGTTTAATGCTTCCAATCAAATTTCCAATCAAAATGTTCTGGTGAATGAGGCATTTTACAGCTTTATTTTCCTGAAGAAATTTCTCCTAGAGCCTTTGACTTGCCTAGTATGGATTAGCTAATCTTCTTAGCTGTCTCTTGAGATCTCCCTTCACTGTTACTATCTTGAGAATTCCCTTTACCTTGTTGGGCCTTGTGTCTAgtatattctatattttttttctttctggttttctaCCTTATTTTATGGCACACATACTCTAGTTTCTTCTTTAAGAAGGAGGAATGAGATGTAGTCTTTGAGGCTTTGCATGTCTGAAAAAGTTTTTTCTTTAACCCTCATACTTAATTGATAGGTTGTTTAGATATTAAATTATATGTTGGAAATAATATTTCTCCAGACATCTGAAAGTGTTATTCCACTAGCTTCTAGTGTTGCCACTGGTTTTTGTGTATGGTTTTTATTATATCTAGAAGTTTGGATCATATTTGTCCCATGGTATCAATGGAGGATTACTCACAGGACTCTCTGTGGATACCACTGATAGTCAAAtcctttatataaaatggcatataACCTGTGTACTTATACATATCCTCATATACTCATGATTACGCATATACCTGATACCATGTAAATTCTATGTAGATATACTGAATGGTTAAGGGAATAATGACCAAAAAGTCTGTACATGTTAAGTACAAACATAGATTGGTTTTCATGGAGGGAGGTATTGGAAacagagtcttactatgtagtccaATTTGACCTCCAGCTCACTGATTATAGTAGGCATGTGCCCAACTTCTTGAATTGTTTATCAAAGGCTGGTGGAATCCTTGGACACAGAGGGCCAACTGCATCTTCTCTTTAAGACCAGGTTCTGAATCATCGGCAAAGGTTTTGTCTTGATTTTTCACTATCCCATGTGGGTACTCAGTGGATCTTTGCAAGCTAGAAATTCATAGTCTTCAATTCTGTAAGCTTTCTTGGTTTGCTTGATGGatgaattttctttgttgttgtttttttctttcattcttgcttTTTGAATGTAATGTATTGTCTCTCTGAGCGTCTTATCATCTCTCTTGTATTTCGTCCTGTTCATTTTCTCTACTTCCTTCAGCTATATCTGCCAGATTTTCCATGTTGTTTTGTTGCTTAATCTGTCATGTTTAACTTATAAATTTTTTCCTCTAAAGATCCTCTACTAGCTCTTGTGCCTATTTTGTAATTGCATTAGCTTGTGGGGGTTTTTCCCCCCTCACGGTATTAATGATAGGTGTCTGAACTTTTCTTCTCTCTgcaattttttcctttaattagctcccatttgttttgttatgtcttctttcctttgtttggtAATTTTTAGTTGTCTGGTCATGTGTAAGAGTAGGAGACTGGGTGTGGAGGAGCTTATGGATAGTCAGTGTCACTATAATTGTTTTGGACAGACTACTTCGTTGGGGAAAACATTCTGACTGGCAGTGAAGGCTTCCAGCCTGGAGCATGAAAGTCTGACTACAGACTGTGTAGCTCAGTGATTGGTAGAATGATTGTCTAGCgtgaggtcttgggttcaatcctcagtatctcGAAATAAAGACATAGTAGTTGAAGGCCTGATTGCTTATGGTTCGATGCTGGGGAAAACAGCAGGAACTCTTCCTATGTGGGGAGTGACACTCTTGGCTCCACTATTCCTGTTGTCTTCCCCTCATGCAGATACCCTGTGTTTATATGGCTCCAGAACACAAGCCTATGCTTcccagaatgaaggaaggagcctAACACTTCTTAAGCTTACTTTGAAAGAATCTTTATTATTTCAGTATCCATGCTTGATCCCCACCTCCGAGGGTTCCTTTTGAGGAGGGCATGTAGAAAAGAGATGCTGGATTCTGGATTATAAACTAGGTTGATGGTTGGCTTGTTTAAGATTCTGTTTTCTGAgatcttaaaaattatttcctacTCTTCTACCAGCTTCCAGCATACCTTAGCTGTTGTTTCTCCCTATCTTTCTCATTCCCAGAGGTTATTTTTTAACCCTTCTATTATTGTTTCAGTGGGATTTGGGAAATTAAAAAATTAGACATGTAGGTTAAACTCACCATCTTACATGGAAGTCTTTTTGTTTATAGTCTTTTTAAGATCTTTGTGTTTCTGGTCACTAGTTTAACATGACTaatatatttccatttctgtATTACAGTTCCTGATGAGCATCTCTTATCGTAAGTACATGCTCTGttctctttataatttttttaaccattagtGTGCTTTAAGAGCCAAACTCTTGCAATATCAATTGTTAACATTTTAGAAGTTATACTAAACTAGGAACAATATTTTTTATATGATTGTTTAAAGAAAGTCTCTCCAAGTGAATAGTCAACATATTGGTCAGTATAAGGCATTCCTGTATTGACCTATTTGTCACTAGAGAAACTGTAGCTGTAAGACTAACATaggaaaaaaaactagaagtatacATAACATaggaagaaaactagaagtaTATGTATCTTTACAGAAAGACAGTCGTTATTTATAGATGATAATGTAaatacctaaaaaagaaaaaatgccacTTATTTTAATTCAGCTTTTGGTGGATTTTGTTGTTtggtcatttatttgttttttgagcctaggctggtctcaaacacatgatcctcctgccttagcctcccacaaaaagtacagaaatcaagtactgttttcctttatattttctttatgtatcCAAAAATATAATTATACTCTCAATACCAATAAAAAAGTGAAAGCTGCCAAGAAAGAAGTTACATTTGTTGCATGTATAcacatttgtatatttaaattccTAAAGATAGACTTAGATAGCGTAGCTCAATGGTAGGCAGCGTGCCAGACAAGTacaaggctttgggttcaatcaTCAGCCAGTGGTTACCTTAAAAGGAAGGAGGGTGGTGGGATTTAGAGAAAGGATTTAATGttttctctattccttttttttttcttggtcttggagcttgaactcagggcctgggtgctgtccctaagcctcttggtgctcaggactagtgctctaccacttgaaacacagctccacttctggcttttttgagtagtttattggagataagagtctcactattcagctgaggctggctttgaacctcgatcctcagatctcagcctcctgagtagctgggattatggccatgcgctaccagtacctggcttgttttctctgtttcttagattcttttaaaaataaggattgTACATTGTTATTGAAAAACGAATTACCACTTTAAAACCAAAAATGGTGGACAACtaataaaacaacacaaatagCCAAAAGCTTTGGAGGAAAAAATGACAAATCTAACCAGTTAccataaaaaagcaaaataacaagacAGCTTTTTGCCATGTGTGGGTTGCTAATGCCTATAGTCCTacttactctggaggctaagatctgaggatgaaggtccATAGCTAAccggggcaggagagtccatggaACCCTCATATCTAATTATccagaaagccataagtggaggtgtgactcaagtggtagtgcccaggccctgagttcaagccccaatactggcacaataataataataacaacaatagtaATATAGCTTTTCATCTACAAAACTGGCAGCCACAGAAAAATGGGAGTTATATGAAGAAATAACTGATacctggtaggaatgtaaattggAAGGTAACCTGGCAACAGGTAATACAGCTTTTAAAACACATTGTCTTCAACTAGATAGTCTACCTACAAGAATGTACCCCAAGGAAGTAATCATAGTACTCATTAACATTTGACAGTGATCTCACTCATCCAGTATTGTTTATGAtagcaacaaagcaaaacaaaaaatcctgggaacaatcaaacaaaaaaataactgagGAGAATTCTTTGAGGGCATTAGGAGTGATATACAAAAATACTtaatccggggctgggaatatggcctagtggcaagagtgcttgcctcctatacatgaagctctgggttcaattccccagcaccacaaacagaaaacggccagaagtggcgctgtggctcaagtggcagagtgctagccttgagcaaaaagaagccagggacagtgctcaggccctgagtccaaggcccaggactggcaaaaaaaaaaaaaaaaaaacaaccaaaaaacaaaaaacttaatccATTCAAGAGATGCTCATAACAggtcataaaaatagaaaaagtagatttaaaaaattctaaacttggggctgggaatatggcctagtggtagagtgcttgcctcgtgtacatgaagccctgggttcgattccttagcatcacatatatagaaaaagccagaagtggtgctgtggctcaaatggtagagtgctagccttgagcaaaaagaagccagggacagtgctcaggccctgagttcaagccccaggtctggcaaaaaaacaaaacaagcaaaatatttttttctaaacttaTTATCTCTGATAAGGTTCtcattaagttttatttttatggacTAAATTTTTGTATGTTTAATAACTCAAAAGCATTCTTTCACATCTCCCCAATAGTTTTGTATATGAGACTAATTTGtaaaaaagtgaaataagaaaTATGCCTATTATATCTTctaatttataaaaacaataatatgTAGATGTGtccttatatgtacatatacacatgtgtgcatgtatatattatgtataataaaaaagacagaaacatTAACAGGAAAGAATCTgatacatggggctgggaatatggcctagtggcaagagtgcttgcctcgtatacatgaggccctgggttcgattcctcagcaccacatatacagaaaatggccagaagtggcgctgtggctcaagtggcagagtgctagccttgagcaaaaaagaagccagggacagtgctcacgccctgagttcacggcctaggactggccaaaaaaaaaaaaaaaaaaaaaagaatctgatacATTCACgtgctagggatgtagctcagttgtagattgtgtttagcatgtgtgaagccctgtgttcaatctccagaaccaaacaaaaagaaaagaaatgcatataaCTGCCAAAGAAATTAAAGGAAGGTGAGCAGAAGTATAAGGAAGTACAACAAAAGATTCTAAAGAGGGCTTATCTGCAATAGTTCATTCACTTAAAAAAAGGAACACCTGAAATAAACATGAGTAACTTTTTTTCAAACGAGTTTTTAAGAATCACTAAGGATGAATGGACTAGGGGTGTAACTCAGTGCTAGAATGCTTTCTGGCATGCATGGTTCCTTGGGCTCAACtcccagcattaaaa
This sequence is a window from Perognathus longimembris pacificus isolate PPM17 chromosome 17, ASM2315922v1, whole genome shotgun sequence. Protein-coding genes within it:
- the Ttc19 gene encoding tetratricopeptide repeat protein 19, mitochondrial isoform X1, which translates into the protein MYAFLSRGLGRGLLRAAGRRCWGCSARLLPEPAGGPRPEAKGPPPRVALHRRGPGLLPLVAALAWFSRPAAEEEERPPDAAADAVEAKIIQLLKRAKLSIMKDEPEEAELILHDALRLAYQSDNKKAITYTYDLMANLAFIRGQLENAEQLFKATMSYLLGGGMKQEDNAIIEISLKLASIYAAQNRQEFALAGYEFCISTLEKKIEREKELTEDISAEEKANTHLLLGICLDSCARYLLFSKKPSQAQKMYEKALQISQEIQGERHPQTIVLMSDLATTLDAQGHFDEAYLYMQRASDLAREINHPELHMVLSNLATILMHKERYTQAKEIYQEALKQAELKRDEVSVQHIREELAELSRKKSRLLT